The DNA segment CCTATTTGAGCCGGAAGAAATTCTTTAGAGAAGTTTAAAAGAACATCCATCAAAAGCATTAAAGAGTCGCTATCACCATCACAATCTCTTCTTTTAGCAACATGCCAATATGGATGGGCAAAACAAACTTGTGAATTTGTGAACCCTATTACGCGCCCTATTATGCCTACAGATGTATGAGGAGCTAATCCAATGATAAGGCAACCGATAAGGTCGTTTATAGAATTATTATTATAATACGGTTCACAATTGTATAAGTTTACTAACAAATCATCAATAAATCTCGATGTTCTCAATAAATACTCACCAGCATCTATAGGTAATATTACATCTTGAACAAAAAGCTCTAAAAGCTGATTGTTTAAATTAAAGGGATTGTTATTAATGTCCTTTGTATAACCTAGTTCTCTTAGTTTCTCAACAGAAGTGCCTATTTGTGATGGTTTAAAATGAGTTAATATAGCATTGGTAGCATCAAACCTTATCGTTCCATCTTTATATACAAATAAATCATATTTCTTCCGTAAGATTCCTTTTTCTAATGGTTCTGGAATACGCGCAGTACTTATAAGACCTTTAACACCTTTGAGAGGGGTTTTTGGACGATACTTAACTTTCGTTATAGCGTTTTCCAATACTTGTTTGATGGGAAACTCAATCTTAGAGTAAGATAACGCTTTAATTTTACATGTTGGGCATATATCATTATTCACAATTCTTTCACAGCGTGGACATTTTTCCACAATAATAGTTTTATTAAAACATTTACTACATATTGTGTGAATAGAAGTACAACCACAACTATTGCAGACTAAATTTGCAAGTTCTATCTTGATAGTAGTATCTTTTGCTGCATGAAGTATATCCCTTTTTAAACCGCCTTTGTTTCCTACTGGAAAAAGTGTGTGAACTGGGGGCTTCATTTTCCTTGGCATAGCCTTCTCAGGACGGCCTATGCGTAAACCTACAAAAATAGATGATTTTCTTTTAATGGTTATTTCCGCTATTGATGAAAGTAATTCACTAATATTTCTCCACTTTGTAACTAAATTAATTTTAGATTGTAAACCTAAAGTCTTTTTTATAGAATAAGCGAAATCGCCTTCGATAATTAACTCTTCATCAACCACCATGTGTGGAATTCCTATCTTTTCTAGGATTGTTTTAATTTCTGGCTTCTTCGGTGCAATAATAGAAAATGGTTCTTTAATCGAGGATAAGACCAAATTTTCTCTCAATGTAATTATTTCAGAAAATGAAGCTGCATCCCAATAGAACAGATGATGAGGGTGTAAAGGAATATCTAGCTTGTAGCTAAGTTCAAAAGCTTCGTAAGCATTTGGAAAATTGCGTATTGGATCTCTTATTATCTCTTTGAGACGTTTATTATCCATCTTAATATATTCCGCGCATTCGTCAATAGAGGGATATCCTTCTTTAATAATATTCATTAAATCTTGTAGCCACCATTCTTCAACATAACCAGATGGAACAAGTTTTACATTATTTTCAAGAAAGTCCCCAAAGCTTACTAAAATGTCTCCTACATAGAGTATTTTATCAATTTTATCGTGAATTTTTATTGAATGGTTAATATTCTCAATTTTAACTACAGACTCATCTAATAATTTAACAATAGGTGGTTCTATTGTAGTAACAAAGGCTACGGTAGCAGCTTTACTTGGTATATCTAATTTGACCTGTGTGCCAACAACAAAGGGATAGTCCAAAATTACTGCAGTAGCAGGATGAATTCCTATTGTAGATAAACCTGTATTGTAACATCGTCCATATCTTAATCGAAAACCGCCTAATCTTCTTGGAAATGATAATACTGGACGACCCGAAATGACTTCTCCAAAATGTGTACTTGATGTATCATACTCTTCTGAACTTTGCTGTTGTCCACCTTTAAGTTCAGAGAGCCAATTCCAATCGGATATTGATAAATCATTTACTAATTTCAATAACTTTCTAGATCTACCTATTACGCCATCATTCAATACCCTTAAAGCTCCACCCCTAACACAATCTGTTAAAATTCTCTTTAAACCTCTATGAATCACAACTTCAACAGGGTTTGTTTCGACACCATCTATCTCTATAGGTAGATGTAAAAGCGCATATCTAACGTCATCATCAGTTACTCTATATTGAAAATTGCCTACTTCTCGTTCATAAATTCTGAGTTCTTCTAAAAATCGACCAATTTCATCAGAGCCCCAAGCATTTGGTCGATATTTATCAAGACCCAAAACTTTTCGAATGTGATCTGCTATTGCAAGTGTAAAAGCTGCTTCAGTACCACCTGCTGCACGAATTGGACCAGCAAAACATATGGCAACATAACTTGTCTCGTCTTCGTTTTTTTTGATTTTTACAGATGAAATGCCTTGTATTGGAGCTACAGTAATACCGTCTGTCACCACAGCTAAACCAATGCGAACAGCTAGTTCTAATGCTTTACCTTTTTCAAAGAATTCAAATTTTCCAAGGGCAACCTCTTCTGCAAGACGTAAAGCTACATTTTCTTTGTTATAAGTCAAGAAAAGTTCTCTTATCCTTTTTCCAAGTCCAGGTATTTTTATTAGGTTTTCAATACGGTCTGCTAAATCAAAAGCTAGATTAGGTTCTATATTTGGTTGGGGGTCTATGTTTTTTACACGAGCTTTTAATGAAATATTATATTGTTCATCGAATTTCTGAAAAATGTCTCCATAGTAATTAATATATTCCTCTGGAAAAGGTGCAAATGTTTTTATTTTTTTAAGATATTCGTTAATCAAAAGCACAGATATATTTTTAATTGAAGAATAAAAGTTTTAATTATTAAATAAGTGATGATCACAAAATATTATTAGATTTAATTGTGATTTTATCTTAACTTAATAATATCACAAAAAAAATCACAAATCAATATTATCAGTTTTAGTATATATTCGGGCAAGAATAAGATGGTTCCATATATTCGATTCTGAATTTGTTTCACGTTCTGCTAACTTAGTTCTAAAATCAATACACTTCTTACATATAGGATGTAATACATCAGATGGACCATCACAGTCTCCACAATTTAATAAAAGCACTTTTTCACCTTTCATCTCAATAAATAAATACTCTTTTTGATCGAAAAATGATTCAAATTTAGGCCATCTATCGTAGGCTTTTGGAATATCTAACCAATACTTCAAACTTGCAAAAAAACGTTCAAAAGAAGTCATTTAAGTCACCTTAAATTTTTTATACCTTCAACAATCTCAATAAGTTTAGGTATAAAATCATCAGTTTCTAATAAAGTTCCTATTACAAGTATATCAGCTCCGGCTTTTGCCAATTTTTTAGCTTCGTCAATTTTTCTGATTCCTCCACCGACAATTAAAATATCATCAAATACATCACGAACTTTTTTTACTATTAAGGAAGAAACATGTGATATCACACCGGATCCAGCCTCTAAGTATACAAACCTCATCCCCATATATTTTGCTGCAAGAGCATACATTGCTACTAAATTTGGCTTGTTAGGTGGAATTCCTCTTGCCCTACCTACAAAACCTATAGCCCCACCTTCACCTATTACAATATAACCCATTGGAATTACTTCTATTCCATATTTTTTAATTGAAAATGCGCTTAAAGCTTGTGCTTGAGTTATAAAATATGGGTTATCAGAATTCAATAAAGAGCTAAAAAGTATTGCATCAGCATTTGGAGAAATGCCTGTAACATTTCCTGGAAATAATATCACAGGAATTTTAATTTTCTTTTTTATTGTCCTAACTATATGATCTAATTCAAATGGATTTATCGCTGTAGATCCACCTATAAGAATACTTTTTACATTACATTTTTCAACATTATAAACTATATTAACAATTTTTTCAATAGATGCATTTTCTGAATCGATAAGAGCAAAAGCTATAGTTCCATTTTTAGAGATTTCTTTCCTAATGTACTTTTCAATTTTTCCTATCACTTAGAATCCAACCTTCCAGATATATATTTGTCAATAAACTCATTATATATATCGATATTTGGTTTTTTGGTATTTAATTCATATTTATGAATCAAACCACAACTTCCACAAACTATCTTCGCTAAATTTTCTTCTTTCATAACTTTTACTGATATTGTTCCACATTGAGGGCACCCAAATACTTTAGGTAGAGTTCTTTTTACGGTTTTTATTATACGACGTTTTCTTCTTCCCATAATAACACCTAATTATATTCTTTATATAATCAAATAAAGATTTAGTTAAAACTTTTCCGATAAGATTATACGAATCTGTATAATGATTATAAATAATATGTTAGAATTAAAATTAAAGAATGATTCAATGGTTATGTATCTTTTAAAAAATTCAGCTTTCACCAAAGTACAATTAGATACTTATTTAATCGATAATGTGACAGTTGGTAAACAAATAAGTTTAAATGTAAAAATAGCAATGAGGGATAAGAATAAAATAAGTAAAAGTTCATTTCTACGTACATTGAATCAAGCTCAAAAGAATTTACAAAGATCAGTTTATTCTTTAATCTTAGCAGAATACCTAGGTTTAATTGAAGAAGGTTCAATTATTAAATTAATACAAATTGGAAATCTTTTAAAAAATGTTAATGGACAAATTTCTGATAAAAATAAATTTAAAATATATAAGATCATAGAAAGCATGGTAGAAATAATATCTAGAAAAAGAAATATAGAATAACTAAATCTTTTAATTAATTATAGATTATGTATCAATGTGATATTGATTAGAAAATATTTATGTATGATTATATCACGATATTATTGTGATATATGCTCATAGAAAATATTGTGATAATCTCATTAACTACTATTACATCATTAGCTTTAATTATAATGATAATTATTTATCTACCAAAAATCAAAAAAGCAATTAAACAACAAAAAGATGCTAATGAAATAATAAAAGATATAATTACAGATCTTCATAGTAGACTTACCCAACAAGATAATAAAATATTAGATCAACAAGTGAGATTAGATATTTTAGAACTTAAAATAAATCAAAGTAAAGTACCAACGATTCAAAAGACCTATAATTCTGATAATGAAATTAAAAGGTCTATAATTCTAAATGAGAATAAAATCTCGGTTGAAAAAGAAATTGGAGGATATTTAAATCCCACTGATATTCGTATACTTGAATTGTTAATGAAAGAAGATCAAACTTCGATACAAATACAACAAAAAATAAAGAAATCCAGAGAACATATAGCTAGGTTGTTGAAAAAATTATTTGAATTAAATTATATTACTAGAAATGAAAAAAAGAAACCGTATCTTTATACTATAACTAATAAAGGAATTCATATATTAGAAAAATAATATTTGTGAAGTATATGTGAAAAATAATAATATTTGTTTATTTTATTATAATTGTCATTATTTGAGGATAATTTAGTTTTATTTTAATGTTAACTTAAAGTGCAGACACCCCTTTATTTCCAATGGAGTATAATTAAGGTTAATTCAAATAAGATGTTTCCAATCCATTGTGAATGCTTGTTAAATTATGAATATATCTCATTATTATGTCATAAGTATTTCACTACAAGTTCACTTCTTCACACATATTTCTTTATTATTCAAAGAATATTATGATTAGGTAAATAATGAACAGAAAAAAGATAAAAATTGAGTTTGATGATGCAGAAGGTGGAAAATATAAAATATTCATAGAAGGAAAACTATCTCAAGATAAAATATTAAAAATATTAAATATAGTTGATTTTATTGGAGAAAAAGATTTAGTTGATCAAAAATTTATTTTTTCTCTTAATACACAATTTGGACGTCTTTATAATCTTATTGAAAAAAAGTTTTCTTTTGGATCTTTTACATCTTCGGATATTTTAGAAGCTTATGAAGATGAATATAATACTCCTATAAAATTAAGTACAATATCAACATATTTACAAAGATTTATGGATAAAGGTGTATTAATTCGAAATAAAATTAATATGGGTTGGGCCTACCGTAAAGTCAAATCCAATTTGTCTTGTTAAGACAATCCACAATAATCATACCCACCCACCCCTTTTTTTCAAATGGAATTAAGTAAAACTTATATTAAAAATTCAAATTGGAAGTAAGTTAAATTTCACTTCTTAATAAAGTAATTTTAATTTATTTGAATTTAATATTTTTTGATAAACCTAGAACGGTCTAATAATAATATATATAATAACAATTTTATCTTTAAGAATCGGTCTACATTGGAAATTAAGGGGTGGGTGGGATTATTTTTCTGGAGATTAATGAACAATGAAGAAATCTGAAGATCTTTTAGATGAAATATTTACTAAAGCTTTGTCTGGTCAATCTTTATTTAAAGATCGCAATGTTTTAAAATCAGATTATATTCCATCAAAATTACCTTTTCGTGAAAAGCAAATCGTTTCTATAGGTGAGGTTTTAGCACCTCTTTTACATAAATCAAAATGTTCAAATTTATTTATATATGGTAAACCAGGAACAGGTAAAACAGCTGTCACTAAATATGTGTTACAAAAACTTCAGGAAAAATCCTTATCTCCAAATCTAAATATTAAATTCGCTTATTCAAATATGAGAGTAGCAGGTACTGAATATAGGGTTCTTTTTGATATAGCAAATTCTATAGGATTATCAGTTCCTTTTACTGGATTATCTATTAATGAAGTCTTTAGACGAATTAGTACAACAATAGAATCATTTACATTAACAGTGATAATAATAATGGATGAGATTGACTTTTTAGTTAAAAATTATGGTGATGATTTACTTTATGAACTTACTCGTGCAAACGAACAACTACCAAAAGGTTATCTAGCTTTAATAGGAATATCTAATGATTTAAACTTTAAAGAATTTCTTAATCCAAGAGTATTAAGTAGTTTAAGTGAAGAAGAGATAATATTTTCACCATATTCAACTGAGGAATTAAGAGCTATACTTTCTGATAGAGCCAAGTTAGCTTTCTTAGATAATATAATGACAGATGTGGCTATAAACTTGTGTGCTGCCTTAGCAGGCTCTGAACATGGCGATGCTAGACGAGCTTTAGATTTATTAAGAGTATCTGGTGAAGTAGCTGAACGTGAAAATGCAAATAATGTTGAAGAGAAACATGTTAGAATGGCCATACAGAAAATAGAGCAAGACCGTTTGGTCGAAGTTCTTAAATCTTTACCTCTACATGCCAAACTTTTATTATGGATTATCACATCATCTAGTGGAGTAAATTCTACTGGTGAAGTTTACGAATACTATTCTAAATTATGCCAGAAACTTAATATTGAGAAATTAACATCAAGACGTGTAGGTATGCTTATAAGTGAACTTGATCTTTTAGGTCTAATAGTTGCTAAAGTAGTTAGTAAGGGTCGTTATGGTAGAACGAAGCAAATTCATTCTTTAATCCAATTACAAATTATAAGAGAAATATTTTTAGAAGACCCTTTAATGAATTCAATCTTATAAATCAATAAAATTTTTTAATTTAACTTCTAAGGTCTTTAAATTTACAATAGGGACTATACCTGGTGTAGGTGTAAGACCCATATTTAATTGATAAGATGTTTGCCCTTGCCATGTTCCTGAATTAATTAATAATGTGCCACGATAATTATCAATATCTACGGTATGGACATGTCCTAAATGTAAAATATCTGGTACTTGTTCTATTACCAAATGATCTTCTTGTTCTTGTGCTATTGGAGTCCTTTCACCATATATTGGAGCTAAATGTCTTGCTTTGAGTAAAATTTTCATAGCTGATGCAGGATTTGAAAATGTAAGTCCAGGTATTTTGGCATGTATATCGTCTAAACTTCTACCGTGACAAACAAGTATATTTATTCCATGTAAACATAAATAAACCGGATTTCCTAACATGCTTACATTTTCCATATTATATAGATCAATAACATATTTATCAGGGATAGCAGGTTGTGGTAAAGCTTGTCTAACTGGGTCATGATTCCCTGGTATTATGAATATTTTAATATGTTTTGGAATTTGTTTAATAAATTCAATAAACTTCTTATATTGTTCATAAATATTAACTTCTGAAAGTTCCTTATCTTGATTTGGATATATACCGATACCATCAACAATATCACCTGCAATTATTAAATATCTTACTTTGTTAACAATAGCATTATCACCATTTTTACCATTTAGCCATAGAATGAATTTATTGAAAGCATCAAAAAGAAAAGTATTACTCCCTACATGAGTATCTGATGTAAATATTGCATATACTTCATTTTCTGACCTATTAGGTAAGTGTTCTGGTATATCGGGAGAATATATATCTCTTATAATCGCTAATCCTTTTTTACTAAACTTCAAATCAACTATAACCAACTGATCGAGACAGATTTCAATCGCATTTTTTTTGGAATTTCTATCTAAAGCTATAATTTTTATTTTACCACTCATATCATCTAGTGTAAGAACAACATATGACCGTTTAATTTTTTTATCCATAACAAGCCCTGCAATTTTTTGAAATTTTTTATAATCATCCTTTTTTAAATTAGATATCTGTTTAATTTGATACGAATCAGGTCTCTCCTTAACTATCTTCAGTAATTTTTCAAATCGACTTCTGAAAAGGTTTTTAAAACCTCTTATTCCTGTAATAGGAAAAATATTATTTGTTGGATCTTTTATAATTTTATATTCAAATTTAATCGGTTTTGGTAATATTTTTTGTGCTTGTAACTGGGTTGATCCGACATCTTTTAAATTAGAAGGAAATGCTCTAATAAGATCCTGTTTAGTGATTATATTCTGTTTATTGTTTTGATTTAATTTTATAAGTAATTCTTTAATACTAATTTTTTCATCATACTTTGAAAGAAAGTTAAAAGCTTCAGGATCTAACTGATATCCATTAGCAAGTGCTTCAATAATTAATTTAACTTTCTTTTGATGCAATTTTAATATTAAATAAACTTTGAGATGAATTAAATCTTTATAATAATTTACTTAGGTGGAGGCGAAATTATCACAACATTGTCTCCTCTAACAATTATAGTACCCAAATTACGTATCTCTCCTTCTCCACGAACCTCTTCAGAATTCTCTAATAACAAATTCATATGTTGGTCGAATCCCTGCAAATTTCCACGAATAACTTTACCGCCTCTTAATTTTATTAATACCACTTTACCAACACTCTCATCAAGTACTTTAACTGCCATATCTACTGCCATAATTCTCGCCTATCGGTAAACTTGTTTAAGTAGCCATTATTTAAATTAATTTATTGAAAAATTCATAACTAACCTTTTTAAAATTAGTTTAATGAGAATCTACACCCTCTCTAAGAAAGATACACGGGCTATTTTGAATAATATAATTAGAACATGGCCTATAATTCTAAATATCAATAAATTTACACAAGTAAAAACAATTGAGATAAACAAACATCAAAATCTTTTTCTCTTCTCGAAATTTAATATTATCAAATTTTACGATATATTTCTCCCTTTCTTAAGTAATACTGAAATTCTCGTCAGATTTCCTTCTATAGAAGTAAACCTAGGCGCAGTACCTCATATTTGTAAAGGAGCGGATGTGATGCGTCCTGGTATTGTTAAATCAGAATGTTTTTATGAAGGTGATATTGTTGTCATTCAAGAAAATAAATATAAAAAATTCATTGCCGTTGGTAAAGCTCTTGTTAACGAATCAGATATGAAAAAAATGAATAAAGGAGTTATAATAAAAAACTATCATTATATAGGTGATAATTTTTGGGAGATTTATAAACAAGTATAAAATGATATATTATTTAAAGAATATTAATATTATAATAAAATAATACTAAATTAAAGCCAAACTAATAAATAACACAATTATATATAAAGCATTATATAAATTGGCTCGAAACATAACAGAAACAGACGATGGAAAGGAACATGAAGATCTAGTATATTTAAAAGCCTTTTCATTAAAATCATTCGATGAATTATCAAAAATAAAGAATGATGTAAATAAAAAAATGATAATTATATTAAAGATTACTCCTCTTGCACAAAAGGATGTGGAAGAGCTTAAGCGAGCCGTCGAGGAACTATATGAATTTTCAGTATCAATTGGAGGAGATATTGCAAGATTGGGTGAAGAGAGGATTGTAATTACTCCTCCTAATGTAAAAATTTGGAGAGGTTCGATCTAAGATCATCAAAAATATTGTAAAAGATATCAATATACTTTGATGGCTTCCTGATTAGATGGTTGAAATGCTGGAATCTTAAATATTTTATTAATTATGTTTGCCATGTTTTCTGTTTTTCTTTTTTCACCATGATTAACTATGACTCTCTTTAATTTTGACCTTAATTTACTCACAAATTTTATAATTTGATTGTAATCACTATGACCGCTAAATCCCTCTATTCGATCAACTTGGCTTTTGATATCTACTATCTTAATTTTGCCGTTATCTTTTATAACGGGCACCTGCTTTGCCCCATCTAATATTCTCCTTCCTAAAGTACCATTAATCTGATAAGAAACGAATAAAATTTTATTCTTCTCTGTAGGCGCGAGCGCTTCAAAATATTCAAGTATTGGTCCACCTTCTAGCATACCCGACGTAGCCATGATTATAGCCGCTCCCTCTTGTAATGCTTCTTCTCTATTATTATGGTGTTCTACATTTGTAAAATATTCTGTAAAGAAAGGATCTTCATCTGTCTCATGAATCTTTGTTCTCAGCTCACGAGATAAATATTCGGAAAAAGTTACATGTATGGCTGTAGCCTCTGAAATCATACCTTCTACAAATACAGGCGCTTCAACCAGTTTCCCATGTCTCATATATTCATCTATAACTAACATTATCTCTTGAGCCCTTCCAACTGCAGGTACTGGTATCAGAACCTTTCCTCCTTTTAACAAAGTTTCATTGATAGAATTCACAAAACTTAATTCGACTTCCCTTCTATCTGGCACTATGTCTTCCTTGGCACCGTATGTGCTCTCTATGATCAAAGTCTCAACTCTCGGATAATCTCTTACAGCACTTTCCAATAATTTAGTCTTGGCGAACTTAAAATCTCCACTATAAACTATGTTATGAGCTCCTTCTCCTATATGTAGATGTATCATGGATGATCCTAAAATATGACCTGCATTGTTAAGAACAAGTTTGATATCTGGTGAGACATCTGTAACCAATCCATAAGGTAACGTAATGGAATGTCTTATAACTTCACGAATATCTCTTATATCAAATAATCTTTTGGTTCCTTCCATTGATGCAACCTTAACATAATCCATGTGTAATAAATTCATCAAAGGTAAAGTAGGTTCAGAGCAGTAGATGGGTCCATTATATCCATATTTGTATAGAACCGGGAGAAAACCAATATGGTCCAGATGAGCATGACTTATAATAACACAATCCAGATCATCTAGATATATGTCAGCCCAATCAAAACGTGGATAAGCATCCCACGAATTCCTTGCTCCAGGATTTATACCACAATCAAGTAATATCTTGCTCTCTTTTGTTTCTATAAGAATTGCAGACCTACCTACTTCTCTGAAAGCTCCTAATGTTAAAATGCTAACTTCTACATCAGAACTTAATCTTGACCGGAAGATTCTTTCTCCCGTTTCTTTGAAAAATTTTTCACGAGATTCTTCAGCAGTTATTATTGCATGAAAAATATTTTGGAGGCTTGATGAAGCTATAGGAGGCTTCCTAAACATTTTAACCTTCCAACCAGTCTTACAAGTTAAATCTATTAGACTCGCTCCATTTTTTGAACCCAAGAATTTAGGTTTTTTAACCTCAAGGATTATCTCACCTAGTGTATCATCAAATACAATATTGGTAACCTCACTCTCTTTAGGAAGGATATTCATAATTATTTCTTTGGCTTCAGTTTCAGTTTTACGGATAGATTTATCAATTCTCACAACAACACGCTTTTTTATCATGTTGACTAAATCTGAAATTATGTAGCTGTTTAGAAGCAAGAATTCTGGCTTTTTTGTATAAAGAGCCAATTTTGGTCCTTCATACTCTATTCTAGTTACTTCGGCTTCAGCAGGAATGTTCTGCAAAATTGTATTCATTACTTCAGTAGCTGAAGTCATATTCTGCTTTTGCGACAAAATTAGTTCAACCGTAGACTTTGGTTAGAATTTTTTTCTTTTCTTCATTAGAAATTTCTTTGTAACCATCTTTATTAACAATTACTAAATCGAAACTATCTCCACTCATTGCATCTCTTCTCATTGCTGAAGTAACCGCCTTGATCGATATTTTCATCCCTTCTTCCATTGTTATATCATTATGGTACTCGCTTTCTAATATTCCATAAGCAATTGGAGAACCGCTTCCTGTTGATACAAACTTTTCTTTTGTAAGAGCACCAAATAAGTTAACATTGAAGATACTTGCACCAATATTATCGTAACCCCCTATTAATACGTTGGTTATGTAAGGGAATAGTCTAGATGAAAAGAAAACATTAGAAGCCAACCTGGCAGTTGCCTTTACTGGAATCGCCATCTTTCTTTCTAATTTATATATATTTGCGTAGTATCTTAAAATATCTACTACATTTTGAGCATCTGCAACAGTTCCCGCGACAGTCATTCCTAAATGATCATCAATCTTGTAGACTTTCTTCCCTTTTTTATGGGCTACGAACCTTGCCATTGTAACCCTTGTGTCAGTGGAGAATACCACACCATCTGTATAGACTAAACCTACAGTCGTGGTTCCATAATATGTTAGTGAATCAGTTAGTTTAGAATCCAATATGAGCCACCAAATCTAATCGTTAGAATACGCGTACATAAATAATAAAAGGTCCTTTTTAAATATGTTTTCCTATAAAAACCTTGAACCGAATCTTAAAAAATCATTTAATGGAATTGCCTAGAAAAATTTTGGTTGGTTATGGTGCAATAGATAATTTAGGGCATTTCATAAAAAATCTGGACCTTGAGCAAAAAATCTTAATAATCTCAGGAGTTCATGTACAAGAACTTATCGGAGAAAAAATAGATGAGTTGCTCTCATCAACTGAATCTTGCTTTTGGTATCTGGTCGATTCTGCTACAATCAAGCATGTAAAACGAGTAGTTGATATGGCTAAAAATGAACATGTTTGTGCGATGATTGGTCTAGGCGGCGGTAAATCGGTGGACGTGACAAAGCTCAGTGCTTATCATACAGGCATACCATTTATTAGTGTCCCCACAAGTGCATCACATGATGGTATATCAAGCCCCTTTGCCTCTATGAAAGGGCTTAATACGCCTTATTCTTTAGTTGCTAAACCCCCCATAGGAATTCTAGCTGATATAACTCTTATTTCTAATGCACCAAAGAGACTCCTTGCAAGTGGCTGCGGTGATTTAATAGCTAAGACAACCGCTGTTAAGGATTGGGAGCTTGCTAAAGATGATATAGGGGAATATTTTGGGAAGTATGCAGCAAATTTGGCTCGTTTAAGCGCCGATCTAATAATCAATGAATCTAAGAATATAGGTGAGGGTGAAATAGATAGCGTAAGAGATGTGGTTGAAGCTTTGATAAGCGCAGGAGTTGCAGCTGGTATAGCAGGTAGTAGCCGTCCTTGTAGCGGATCTGAGCATCTGTTCAGTCATGCATTAGATATCTTAGCTCCAGGGGTTGGTCTTCATGGTGAAAAATGTGGGATAGGAACTATAATCATGGCAAAGCTTCATGATCTAAGATGGGAGCAAATCGCCACCTCTTTAAGAAATGTCCATGCCCCAACTAATGCTTATGAGCTAGGAATTGATCCAAATATAATCGTCGATGCAATTCTATTGGCACCAAGTATCCGACCTGAGAGATATACTATTC comes from the Candidatus Methylarchaceae archaeon HK02M2 genome and includes:
- a CDS encoding geranylgeranylglyceryl/heptaprenylglyceryl phosphate synthase; amino-acid sequence: MIGKIEKYIRKEISKNGTIAFALIDSENASIEKIVNIVYNVEKCNVKSILIGGSTAINPFELDHIVRTIKKKIKIPVILFPGNVTGISPNADAILFSSLLNSDNPYFITQAQALSAFSIKKYGIEVIPMGYIVIGEGGAIGFVGRARGIPPNKPNLVAMYALAAKYMGMRFVYLEAGSGVISHVSSLIVKKVRDVFDDILIVGGGIRKIDEAKKLAKAGADILVIGTLLETDDFIPKLIEIVEGIKNLR
- a CDS encoding orc1/cdc6 family replication initiation protein, whose product is MKKSEDLLDEIFTKALSGQSLFKDRNVLKSDYIPSKLPFREKQIVSIGEVLAPLLHKSKCSNLFIYGKPGTGKTAVTKYVLQKLQEKSLSPNLNIKFAYSNMRVAGTEYRVLFDIANSIGLSVPFTGLSINEVFRRISTTIESFTLTVIIIMDEIDFLVKNYGDDLLYELTRANEQLPKGYLALIGISNDLNFKEFLNPRVLSSLSEEEIIFSPYSTEELRAILSDRAKLAFLDNIMTDVAINLCAALAGSEHGDARRALDLLRVSGEVAERENANNVEEKHVRMAIQKIEQDRLVEVLKSLPLHAKLLLWIITSSSGVNSTGEVYEYYSKLCQKLNIEKLTSRRVGMLISELDLLGLIVAKVVSKGRYGRTKQIHSLIQLQIIREIFLEDPLMNSIL
- the polC gene encoding DNA polymerase II large subunit, producing the protein MINEYLKKIKTFAPFPEEYINYYGDIFQKFDEQYNISLKARVKNIDPQPNIEPNLAFDLADRIENLIKIPGLGKRIRELFLTYNKENVALRLAEEVALGKFEFFEKGKALELAVRIGLAVVTDGITVAPIQGISSVKIKKNEDETSYVAICFAGPIRAAGGTEAAFTLAIADHIRKVLGLDKYRPNAWGSDEIGRFLEELRIYEREVGNFQYRVTDDDVRYALLHLPIEIDGVETNPVEVVIHRGLKRILTDCVRGGALRVLNDGVIGRSRKLLKLVNDLSISDWNWLSELKGGQQQSSEEYDTSSTHFGEVISGRPVLSFPRRLGGFRLRYGRCYNTGLSTIGIHPATAVILDYPFVVGTQVKLDIPSKAATVAFVTTIEPPIVKLLDESVVKIENINHSIKIHDKIDKILYVGDILVSFGDFLENNVKLVPSGYVEEWWLQDLMNIIKEGYPSIDECAEYIKMDNKRLKEIIRDPIRNFPNAYEAFELSYKLDIPLHPHHLFYWDAASFSEIITLRENLVLSSIKEPFSIIAPKKPEIKTILEKIGIPHMVVDEELIIEGDFAYSIKKTLGLQSKINLVTKWRNISELLSSIAEITIKRKSSIFVGLRIGRPEKAMPRKMKPPVHTLFPVGNKGGLKRDILHAAKDTTIKIELANLVCNSCGCTSIHTICSKCFNKTIIVEKCPRCERIVNNDICPTCKIKALSYSKIEFPIKQVLENAITKVKYRPKTPLKGVKGLISTARIPEPLEKGILRKKYDLFVYKDGTIRFDATNAILTHFKPSQIGTSVEKLRELGYTKDINNNPFNLNNQLLELFVQDVILPIDAGEYLLRTSRFIDDLLVNLYNCEPYYNNNSINDLIGCLIIGLAPHTSVGIIGRVIGFTNSQVCFAHPYWHVAKRRDCDGDSDSLMLLMDVLLNFSKEFLPAQIG
- a CDS encoding winged helix-turn-helix domain-containing protein; translation: MLIENIVIISLTTITSLALIIMIIIYLPKIKKAIKQQKDANEIIKDIITDLHSRLTQQDNKILDQQVRLDILELKINQSKVPTIQKTYNSDNEIKRSIILNENKISVEKEIGGYLNPTDIRILELLMKEDQTSIQIQQKIKKSREHIARLLKKLFELNYITRNEKKKPYLYTITNKGIHILEK